GCATGCATTTGCCGAAAAGGAGAACgagttaacattttttttaaacgggaCTCTGGGGGAAATGTGGTACGATGTATCTCCACCAAAAGACAGGTGCTTTTCTCTGAGACCCTAAGCTGGGCTCCCTCTCTTTTCCACAACAATCCTGCAAACTGTTCCCACCTCCTGATTTATGGGTTTAGGTTTCTCCTCCTGCAGCAGTAGTTATAACCTGGACACCAAACATGTTTATACTTTTAGCTGAATCATACTAAAGAAGttcaaaaggcaaaaaaaaaaaaaagtcaaattgaTCCAAGTCATCTCACTTTTGTGTAAAAGCATTAATCACAGggctttttgtgttttcatagTAGCCGATCCAGCTATTGTTCTCAATTCCCTGGGTTCATGGTCACACCCAAACATATTGAGAAACAGGTTAAACTGTAAATATCAAGAGCATAAAGGGTTGATTTATTGGAGTATCCCTTGGTTGCCTCTAGCATGTGAATAGTATAATCTTCTTGGACTGATTTAAAGGTTACTGCAGCCACTATTTACAATTCCGCTCAACATGGCGTGGCAGCCTCCTGCATTTTACATCAATTGTTTACAGCAagcctttgtttgtgtgtaggaTCGTGGAGTCTTCAGCTTGAATGTGCCAGCAAAGTCTTCGTGCTTCGCAGCCTGTTGTGGCTTGGCCTGAGCTTCTACCATGTGCCAATGACACCTCAGCATGGATACGTGTATATCGGTGATGGGATCAAGAATTTGGACCTTCCCTTCatgctataaaaaaataaattaaaaaaaacgacatttcCTGTTTCAAGCTACAGACTCATGTGTCTCTGTTGTTCACATCAACTCTCAACATGTATTCTATGTAACACATTGCAGGACGTTTTGTTGGTCTTATCTTTAAATGAATAAACTAAAAGAGGTACATGCAGTTTGTGTCTACAAGCTTGTTGTTCCATTCAGTTCTCACATACAAAAGCGATTCCtatacagtaaacacatgagAGGCAGAGTAAACACACCCAATTTATTTGCGCATCTGTGTTGTGGTCCCAGTTGTTGCTCACATTAAGTTGTCAGAGAGTTCACTTCAAGGGCTTTTTGAAAACCAGCAGAGACAGAATAGATGGTTCTGGGTGGGGCTGAGCATGCCTTATCACAGCTTAATAAAGAAAAAGGTAGAATAAATACAGACGTATGAAGCTTTTAGGCCTTTTCCCAGGGCAGTATGACAAAATGTAATCCACTTGAAACTCATCGGATAAAAATGCGCCCACCCACTTCTGTCAAGCTGCTGCACTGATTCATCAGGCTTTCTGTCCTTCAGTGTTTTGTGTAAAGGGGCTTGACACCGTAACACACGTTGTCCTTGAGTACTGGGTGGCCAACAGCCATGCGCTTCTTACACCACTTTAGTCCGGTTTTATATATTGGTTTCACAGAGTCAATGGACCAGCGAGTCAGGTATCTGCACAACAGAAAATCATTGCTAGTTTCATTTGCACTTCAACTGACAATTTGGTAGATAATGGTGAGAAACACATGTAAGcagacatgcatgcaaacatTACCTGTTGAGTTGGGGTTTGGGCCTCTTTGGGACATGGCCCTCTGGAAGTTTGGGTTTGTGGTCAGGGAGCAGACCTTGAACACAGATGAAAACAAAAGTCACATTTACGTACTTTATTTAAATTAGTCATCAAAACAGCTAATCATCAGTAAAGCAGGCCCAAAAAAAGGGTACAACAGAATAATTTGCTGGATTCTATTGATGCTTAAGACCCAAACTATTCGACTAGGAAGGAACTAGCACAGTTAAAGTCATTAGCACTTTTACCAGGAGCATTGTctggttttctttaaaaatcCAACAGTGCAGAAACTATTGTTCAATAAAAATCCAACAGTGCAGAAACTATTGTTCAATAAAAATCCAACAGTGCAGAAACTATTGTTCAATTAAtcagcactgaagtcatttcTCAAGCAAACATGCCCAACATTTGTTgattctcaaatgtgaggattgcAGCCCCGAAGAAACAGCATAACGTCAGGCATGCACAACCTTAGTCTGTATATGCCTTTATTTGCTTATCTACGACACTGTATTTGAAATCTGCAGAAATCTTGCAATCATTTTAAATTAGTAACGTATGGTTCCCAGTGTCAAACAGATAATGAATATGAGGGTAATTTGAGTTTGGACCGGTCAAAgatttaaacacacaaacaaacaaaaaggcaGGCAATAACACTGACCTGCTCTGTGAGCCATCTGAACACACATGGCAATCTTGCGATGTTcctctggacagagaccagtgattCTCCTGGGCAACAAGCCTCCATCTGACCTGATGAACTGACTGAGCAACAAGACATCCTGGAGGgagtcaaacaaaacaaatgagaaaGAAAACCAGACAATAAACAGCGGATACATTTTCCACATTGTCGGAGATTATTTGATCATTACATGCCTGTGGACGGACTTA
This genomic window from Perca flavescens isolate YP-PL-M2 chromosome 18, PFLA_1.0, whole genome shotgun sequence contains:
- the mrps18a gene encoding large ribosomal subunit protein mL66, producing the protein MAARSMLRSVWTSIAGLKLGVTGTNVKVQQRINVFQLPTLTIQSRGIRQVVEKQEGKTTTIEGEILNIAAGPQPPNPTAKCPIYRWNLQHKYNYTDVLLLSQFIRSDGGLLPRRITGLCPEEHRKIAMCVQMAHRAGLLPDHKPKLPEGHVPKRPKPQLNRYLTRWSIDSVKPIYKTGLKWCKKRMAVGHPVLKDNVCYGVKPLYTKH